The Thermodesulforhabdaceae bacterium genomic sequence CCGTCTTCAAAAGGTTATGCAGAGAAGAGCCAAATCCAGAGGTTGCGAAGTCTGGGAAGTCCAGAAAGAAGCGGACCAATACCTGGAAGAAATCGCTGCCGATTACAGCTACACCTTTATTAAGTGGATGGAGAGATTTTTCGGATGGGTGTGGGATAACATTTTCGACGGCATCGAGGTCGATGAAGAAGGGCTCCGCAAGGTAAAGAAGCTCGCTCAGCATCACACTATTGTCTATATTCCATCGCACAAGAGTCATCTAGACTACCTTTTGCTTTCCTACCTGCTCTTTCGTTACAATCTATACCCACCCTTTATTGCCGCTGGTCACAATCTTTCTTTCTGGCCCGCAGGTCCAATATTTAGGCGAGCTGGCGCCTTTTTTATCCGCCGAACCTTTGGTGGAGGACAGCGGTTCTATGCGGAGGTTTTTTCTACTTACGTAAAGACCCTCATCCAGTTCGGCCACAACATAGAATTCTTCATAGAAGGAGGACGAAGCCGCACAGGAAAACTGATACTTCCCAAGATGGGACTTCTTTCCATCATCGGACAAGCCTACGAGGAAAAATATTGTGACGATCTTATTTTTGTTCCCACGTCTATCTGCTATGACCGAATACCTGAGGAAGAGTCCTACGTCAGGGAACTTAAGGGAGAAAGCAAGAAACCCGAAGACATCAAACAACTCGTGAAAGCGCGAGGGGTCCTAAAAAGGCGTTACGGTAAAGTTTATGTGCGTTTTGGAAAACCCATTGTGCTGTCCCAATACATAGCAAGGCAAGGAATCGATCTTTCCAGCGCATCCTCAAAAGAGCGTCACGCTTTCTATCGTAATCTAGCTCTTGCAATTATAGAGAACATCAACGAAGCATCCGTGGTTACACCTCACGCTTTAGTATCGGCGGCTTTACTTACTACATCACGACCAGGCATCTCTTCCCATACCTTCCGTTCAATCGCTAAACTATTTCACGATTACCTAGAGTTCGTGGGAGCTCACTTCGCAAGAACATTCACTCACTACGAAACAGTCCTTGAAGAGGCTCTTCAGGACTTTGAAAAAAGTAAAATCATATCCCGAATAAGGGAAATTGATGAACCCGACGAGGAAGAAATTATTCTTATAGATGGGAAAAAGCGTCATCTTCTGGAATATTACAAAAACAACGCTATACATTTCTTCCTTCCTGCTGCTTTTGTTTCTCTTTCCGTGCTTTCTCAAAAGACGTTTGAACCGTCCATGGAAAAGCTTCATCAAGACTATCAGTGGCTGAAGGAACTCTTCAAGTATGAATTTGCCTATTCCCAGGATGAACGAGCAAGTGATAAGGAAATAGACAGGGTGATTCGGTTTTTGGAACTTCATAAGTTTATCGTCAGACCCCTGGATGAGGAAGAGAACTTTTCCAGGTATCGGCTGACTCATGAAGGTTTGCGGAGCGTTGAAGCCTTTGCATCTCTGCTCTACAACTACCTTGAAGGCTATCGAGCCTGCCTATACGGTGTAAAGCTTCTGGAAAAGAAAAAGACCATTCTAGAACAGGATATTACCAAGAAACTACTTAATCAGGCTCAAAAGATGCTTTCCATCGGGGCGATTGAGCGGCACGAATCTATCTCAAAGGTCATGTATGAAAATGCCTTAAGATTTTTCGAAGAAAAGGAAATTTTTACAAAAAAGACACAGCAAGAGGACCAGTCATCTAAAAGGCCGCCAAAGGAATACTTTACTCTCGGGGAGAACAAACATCTGGCGAGCGTTTATTTCAGGGAAATCTCTCGCTTCTTGCGAAGAGACACTCTATAGGTTGTGATCCTTCAATCGCTTCTCTATCCAGCAACATAGAGATACGATGGTGCGCTGTCGAGCGTCTCCATCAAGAAATCCCCGAACAATTTCAAAAAGCTCCCTATGGTAAGCTGCAGCCAGCTCTCCAAGGCCGCTTGCTTCATAAAATTCCTGAAGCAGGATAGTCGCTTTCTGAGCCGATGACGCAAAGATTCTTTCTCGGGGATCCTTAGGTTCCTGGAAGGGATCCCAGTTTTCGTAACCCATTTTTAAGATTCTTTCCTGCCCGCGCTTGGACATCGCTTCAAAAATGGCTCTTTTTCTGCGTTCGTATTCTTCGCGATCTACTTCCTTCTCGCTCATTTTCTCCTCACCTTCTTTCAGGTCTTATCAGAATATTCCCAGAAAAGCTTCAGCCTGATTTTCTTGAATTCTCGTACGCTAAAAAGCACTTCATAATCCAGAAGATTCACAGCTTCGGACAATGTTTTAGCAACATCTCTGCATTTTTCAACAGTTCTGCTGTGAATCATGGCGTAGAGGTTATAAGGCCATTGAGGATATGAAGGACGGTGGTAGCAGTGGCTAACTTCCGGAAATGAGGCAAGTTTTGTTCCCACTTCGTCTATGAATTCTTTGGGGCAATTCCAGACAACCATTCCGTTTGCTACAAAACCGGCTTCTCTATGGTTCAAAAGAGCCGCAAAACGGCGAATGATACCAGTTTTAAGCCACAACTGTAGAATTTCGATGAGATCCTGCTCATTCATGTTGAGCATTTCAGCCCAGCCTTGAAAAGGTCTTTCCGTAAGGGGAAGATCTTCCTGCACGCAACGAACTATACGGATGTGTTTTTCGGAAAGATCGAAGAAGCCGCCTGATGGAATCAGGTGGAGCTTAAGGGTGTCGGAAGTAGAAAGAGAGTCCGGATCGCCATCATCCACCATATCAAGCACCATAGCCAGTTTGTATTTTTTAAGAGCCGGCAAGATAATAAATGGGAAGTCGCCCGCTTCTTTCACAAGATTTTCTACAACCGACTCCATATCACTCCAGGGCGGAACCGCTATGGTAAACCATAGGTTGAAGGCGGCGGGCCGAAGGTAGTTGTGACTTACTCCAGGGTAATAATTAATTATCTGAGCCGCTCTTTCTATGTCTTCATCTGGAACGGCAACAGCCACAAGAGAGCTTTTATAACCCACAGCGCTGGTATTGAATATGGCGCTTATTTGGCGAAGTATCTGGTGCTCTTTAAGGAAATTTATCCGCTCTATTACCCGCTCGGGTTCGACATTAAATTCCTTCCCGATCTCCCTGAAAGGCTCAGAAACCAGCGGGAAGAACTGCTGAAGCCTGTTCAGAAGCACTCTATCAAACCGCTCCAGATGAACATTGCTCATCTGTGTTTATATCCCTTTTAAGATTTTATAAGCACTTATGGAAAAACGATACTCTACAACAGCTAAGAATATCACAACTTACGGGAATTTCACGACAAAAAAACTCTATAGCTACATCCAGGGATATTTCTAGCATTTGCGGGTCAGGTCTATTTGGGCAAAGAAAACTTTTTCAGCTGCTTTCGGCAATTTATTTCCCAGGCAGGCATAAAGCCTGTTTATCTGCCGCTATACTAACTCAAGTTTGTCACTTTTTAGGGTAGAAATGGCGTTTTAGCCTCTTCTGAGCACTATAGGTTATTGAAATCATGGACTTATTGGGGCAAAAATGTTTATGTAGTGTTAAAATTTTGACTTTTATCCTGACAAAGCTATTGCTTTTAAGTATCATTACCTCCGCTATGTTTATTCGAAAAGCTAGAAAAGCAGACCGAATTACAGGGACTAAATACATCTATCACCAGCCGGTTGAGTCCTACCGGACTCCTGATGGTCCCGGACAAAAAATCTTGCTCAATCTGGGACGCCTTGATCTGGCTACACGTATTGAAGAAATTCTCAAAGGAAAACGCCGTATCTTTGAAGTTTCCCCCAGAAATCAAGAGCCTTGCCCCTGACTTTGCTTCGATATTTAGAAAACAAGGACTTGATATGGAGAGTGTGGAACATCGAAAGTTCAAGGGTTCCTGGGAGAAGGTGAATCTTGATAGGGTAGCTGTTCAGGATGTTCGCACTGTGGGAGCAGAAGCAGTTGGGATGTGGGCTTTTGATACTCTGGAAATGGGAAAGATTTTCCGGGATGCTGGGCTGGGAGAAAAAGATATTGTTCCGGCTAAAGTGCTAATTCTTGGTAAGCTTATCCATCCGGGGAGTGAACGAGAGATTCATAGGTGGTTTGAGTTCCGAAGCGCTCTGGAAGAGATAATGGGAGTAAAAGCCAGGGATGTTTCCCTTACCAGTCTCTACTGACTCTTGTTATAAGGGATTAGGGATTGGGGAATAGGAATTGGGAATTGATCCCTAATCCCCAATCCCTAATTTTATGAAATACATGCGACGGAGAAAGATGGCATTGCTCAGGATATCTCCTGGCGCATCAAAGACGAGCTGGCTTTCGATGTTCGATTCTAAGGCCGCTACAGGCTGCGTTCTTCCCGAAGGGATCTCTCAGACAAAGAACTCTGGGACTTTTACAACATGCTAACCCATGTGGAAGCTTTCTTTAGAAGCCTTAAAGATGAGCTCTCCCTGTGACCGATTTATCACCGAATTTCTAGAAGAATTCGGGCCCATGTGTTTCTTACCGTTTTAGCTTATAATCTATTATGT encodes the following:
- a CDS encoding 1-acyl-sn-glycerol-3-phosphate acyltransferase — protein: MLKRLWLKLKSKEKLPEPDLPEFAPGYECPGKPSVPLQFLLERMIAMGTMPLDQQKSLESLAQEGTIIYALKYPSAFDFFYLKTRLYQLGLPDPAFVFDMKTYRFLPFFKAWGLRLRHFFSYLRGGGTPDPYDSGAYEKHVAQGSPGVMFLLGKEAYTKRVLLFGHDPLHHLLEIQKNLEKPIFIVPCSIVYIRHPGKENSLKLFRWSGRDRIGNIRKLIAFIRGYRYAALEIGDPVNLKQVLPELSSITLERRSQIFQLRNSLIESINRINRAIVGPTLKSKLELKEIILNNPRLQKVMQRRAKSRGCEVWEVQKEADQYLEEIAADYSYTFIKWMERFFGWVWDNIFDGIEVDEEGLRKVKKLAQHHTIVYIPSHKSHLDYLLLSYLLFRYNLYPPFIAAGHNLSFWPAGPIFRRAGAFFIRRTFGGGQRFYAEVFSTYVKTLIQFGHNIEFFIEGGRSRTGKLILPKMGLLSIIGQAYEEKYCDDLIFVPTSICYDRIPEEESYVRELKGESKKPEDIKQLVKARGVLKRRYGKVYVRFGKPIVLSQYIARQGIDLSSASSKERHAFYRNLALAIIENINEASVVTPHALVSAALLTTSRPGISSHTFRSIAKLFHDYLEFVGAHFARTFTHYETVLEEALQDFEKSKIISRIREIDEPDEEEIILIDGKKRHLLEYYKNNAIHFFLPAAFVSLSVLSQKTFEPSMEKLHQDYQWLKELFKYEFAYSQDERASDKEIDRVIRFLELHKFIVRPLDEEENFSRYRLTHEGLRSVEAFASLLYNYLEGYRACLYGVKLLEKKKTILEQDITKKLLNQAQKMLSIGAIERHESISKVMYENALRFFEEKEIFTKKTQQEDQSSKRPPKEYFTLGENKHLASVYFREISRFLRRDTL